One region of Geothermobacter hydrogeniphilus genomic DNA includes:
- a CDS encoding RrF2 family transcriptional regulator, translating to MLITRATEYAIRALLYLAKQPKGQIVLKKDICASQDITPAFLTKILQPLIKDGVVGSQRGVGGGFFLIKDPEEVTLLDVVKAEEGPLYLNHCIAEAGICERDVFCPMHGAWRNIREELMQTLARYSFAELVAMEEENLKRLGNTST from the coding sequence GTGCTGATCACCCGAGCTACAGAATATGCCATTCGCGCGCTGCTCTACCTGGCCAAACAGCCGAAGGGACAGATCGTTCTGAAGAAGGACATCTGCGCCAGCCAGGACATTACCCCGGCATTTCTGACCAAGATCCTGCAGCCGCTGATCAAGGACGGGGTGGTCGGTTCGCAGCGGGGCGTCGGCGGCGGATTCTTCCTGATCAAGGATCCCGAAGAGGTCACTCTGCTGGATGTCGTCAAAGCTGAAGAGGGCCCCCTCTACCTCAACCACTGCATTGCCGAAGCAGGCATCTGCGAACGGGATGTCTTCTGCCCGATGCACGGCGCCTGGCGCAACATCCGTGAAGAACTGATGCAGACCCTGGCCCGGTACAGTTTCGCCGAACTGGTTGCGATGGAAGAAGAGAACCTCAAACGCCTGGGCAACACCTCCACCTGA
- a CDS encoding DUF3820 family protein codes for MDIPTIDHRQLLELAAARMPFGKHAGQRLLDLPEPYLVWFAGKGFPPGKLGTQLQAVYELKINGLEHLLDPLR; via the coding sequence ATGGACATTCCAACCATTGATCACCGGCAGCTTCTGGAACTGGCGGCGGCACGCATGCCCTTCGGCAAACATGCCGGACAGCGGCTGCTCGACCTGCCGGAACCCTACCTCGTCTGGTTCGCCGGAAAAGGATTTCCACCCGGAAAACTCGGCACCCAGCTGCAGGCCGTCTACGAACTCAAAATCAACGGACTGGAACATCTCCTTGATCCATTGCGTTGA
- a CDS encoding lytic murein transglycosylase, with product MQMFVHLLLISCIFALATPAGAAEKNRTFRTWLAELRAEARTAGISQQTIDKALATVWTPRNQVIRLDRNQPEFKQSLKAYVANRINDRRVANGRTMLRRYPTWLGRVEQRYGVQRRFILALWGIETGYGENSGNFPVIRSLVTLAYDSRRSDYFRGELIEALRILDAGQVRLARMKGSWAGAMGQCQFMPSAFRDFAVDADHSGRIDIWGSIPDVLGSIANYLSRSGWKDDQTWGREVKLPKGFDFSVVGLETRLPLSRWQALGVRRSNGRTLPRREIEASLILPDGPKGPAYLVYDNFRVLRRWNRSNAFAVAVGTLADRLAAP from the coding sequence ATGCAGATGTTCGTTCATCTGCTACTGATAAGCTGCATCTTCGCACTGGCGACTCCCGCCGGAGCGGCGGAAAAGAACCGCACCTTCCGGACCTGGCTGGCTGAATTGCGCGCAGAGGCCCGGACGGCGGGGATATCGCAGCAGACCATTGACAAGGCCCTGGCGACAGTCTGGACGCCGCGCAACCAGGTCATCAGGCTTGACCGCAACCAGCCCGAGTTCAAACAATCGCTCAAGGCCTATGTCGCGAACCGTATCAACGACCGACGGGTCGCCAACGGTCGAACCATGCTGCGGCGCTATCCGACCTGGCTCGGCCGTGTCGAGCAGCGTTACGGCGTTCAGCGACGCTTCATCCTCGCCCTCTGGGGCATTGAAACCGGCTATGGCGAGAACAGCGGCAATTTCCCCGTGATCCGCTCCCTGGTCACCCTGGCCTACGACAGCCGCCGTTCCGACTATTTCCGCGGCGAACTGATCGAGGCGCTGAGGATTCTCGACGCCGGGCAGGTTCGCCTGGCACGCATGAAGGGCTCCTGGGCCGGGGCGATGGGGCAATGCCAGTTCATGCCCTCCGCGTTCCGTGACTTCGCCGTCGACGCCGACCACAGTGGCCGCATTGACATCTGGGGTTCAATCCCCGACGTGCTCGGTTCCATCGCCAACTACCTGTCACGCTCCGGTTGGAAGGACGACCAGACCTGGGGCCGTGAAGTGAAGCTGCCGAAGGGGTTCGACTTTTCCGTTGTTGGACTGGAAACCCGCCTGCCCCTCTCCCGCTGGCAGGCCCTCGGCGTACGGCGCAGCAACGGCCGCACCCTGCCCCGCCGCGAGATTGAAGCCTCGCTGATTCTCCCCGACGGTCCCAAGGGCCCGGCCTACCTGGTTTACGACAATTTCCGCGTACTGCGCAGATGGAACCGTTCCAACGCCTTTGCCGTGGCGGTCGGCACCCTGGCCGACCGGCTTGCGGCTCCCTGA
- the ilvY gene encoding HTH-type transcriptional activator IlvY: MDINELEIFLSVAEQLHFGRASQACNLSPSALTRTIQRLETQLGQTLFLRDNRSVALSATGERFRDYARKAVSDWYSFRDSLRTSDEVSGSLSLYASITAVYSLLPDLLEAYRQAYPEVHLELRTGAAEQALPQLQSGQIDVAVAALPDRLGPRIEFLPIATTPLIFIAPAVKTGNGAPNDIPSFRMADTPLVVPRGGQSRRRLDQWFKEQQLRPNISSEVSGNEAIIAMVRLGVGVGVVPQLVLERSPFRDEMRILEDAPRLEPYIVGLCTSRKNLRRPAVKAFWQLGEQGSG; the protein is encoded by the coding sequence ATGGATATCAACGAACTGGAAATCTTTCTCAGCGTCGCCGAACAGTTGCACTTCGGCCGCGCCAGCCAGGCCTGCAACCTCAGCCCCTCGGCGCTGACACGTACCATTCAGCGGCTGGAGACCCAACTCGGACAGACCCTGTTTCTTCGCGATAACCGCAGCGTTGCCCTGTCCGCAACCGGAGAGCGATTTCGCGACTATGCCCGCAAGGCTGTCAGCGACTGGTACAGCTTCCGGGACAGCCTGCGGACCAGTGATGAAGTTTCGGGCAGTCTCTCACTCTACGCCTCGATCACCGCCGTCTACAGCCTACTGCCGGATCTGCTGGAGGCTTATCGCCAGGCCTATCCCGAAGTGCATCTCGAACTGCGTACCGGGGCCGCCGAGCAGGCCCTGCCGCAACTGCAGAGCGGCCAGATCGACGTGGCCGTCGCCGCCCTGCCGGACCGCCTCGGCCCCCGGATCGAATTCCTGCCGATCGCCACCACACCGCTGATCTTCATCGCCCCGGCCGTCAAAACCGGCAACGGCGCCCCGAATGACATCCCGTCTTTCAGAATGGCGGACACCCCGCTGGTGGTGCCACGCGGCGGCCAGTCACGGCGGCGCCTCGACCAGTGGTTCAAAGAACAGCAACTGCGTCCGAACATCAGCTCCGAAGTCTCCGGCAACGAGGCGATCATCGCCATGGTCCGGCTCGGCGTCGGGGTCGGCGTCGTCCCGCAACTGGTGCTGGAACGCAGTCCCTTCCGCGACGAGATGCGCATCCTGGAAGATGCCCCCCGACTCGAACCCTACATCGTCGGACTCTGCACCAGCCGCAAAAATCTCCGCCGCCCGGCGGTCAAGGCCTTCTGGCAACTGGGGGAACAGGGCTCGGGCTGA
- a CDS encoding iron-sulfur cluster assembly scaffold protein has translation MGKSDLIGGELWEQYSNKVADRMNNPRHFGVLTEDDAKQLGGRLVIADEGAESCGDTVRLFWIVDPETDIIKKATFKSFGCGTAIAATDMMAEMCIGKTVDEAAKITNLDVEHALRDEKDQAAVPPQKMHCSVMAYEVIKRATSIYRGVDIATLAEADIVCECARVTLQTVEDAIRINDLKTVEEITDYTKAGAFCKSCIHPGGHEKREHYLVDILARVRAEIERERNPDQVPSDFTKLSVVKQIKAIEAALDQHIRPALARDGGGIELEDVTPGEDGTVLVHLAYQGSCKGCAGSLAGTLTFVERTLRQEVSDKIRGVVV, from the coding sequence ATGGGCAAAAGTGACCTGATCGGCGGCGAACTCTGGGAACAGTATTCGAACAAGGTTGCCGACCGCATGAACAATCCGCGCCACTTCGGCGTCCTCACCGAAGACGATGCCAAACAACTCGGCGGCAGACTGGTGATTGCCGACGAGGGGGCCGAATCCTGCGGTGACACGGTGCGCCTCTTCTGGATCGTCGATCCGGAAACTGACATTATCAAGAAAGCGACCTTCAAATCCTTCGGCTGCGGGACCGCCATCGCCGCCACCGACATGATGGCCGAAATGTGCATCGGCAAGACCGTCGACGAAGCGGCGAAAATTACCAACCTCGACGTCGAGCACGCCCTGCGCGACGAAAAGGACCAGGCCGCGGTGCCGCCGCAGAAGATGCACTGCAGCGTCATGGCCTACGAGGTCATTAAACGCGCCACCTCGATCTACCGCGGGGTCGATATCGCTACCCTGGCCGAAGCCGATATTGTCTGCGAATGTGCCCGCGTCACTCTGCAGACGGTCGAAGACGCGATCCGCATCAACGACCTGAAAACGGTCGAGGAAATCACCGACTACACCAAAGCCGGCGCCTTCTGCAAATCCTGCATCCATCCCGGCGGCCACGAAAAGCGCGAACACTACCTGGTCGACATTCTCGCCCGGGTGCGGGCCGAGATCGAACGCGAACGCAATCCTGACCAGGTCCCGTCCGACTTCACCAAGCTCTCCGTGGTCAAGCAGATCAAGGCCATTGAAGCAGCCCTCGACCAACATATCCGCCCGGCACTGGCCCGCGACGGCGGCGGTATCGAACTGGAGGACGTCACCCCGGGCGAGGACGGCACCGTGCTGGTCCACCTCGCCTACCAGGGCTCCTGCAAAGGCTGCGCCGGCAGCCTGGCCGGTACGCTGACTTTCGTCGAACGAACCCTGCGCCAGGAGGTCAGCGACAAGATCCGCGGGGTCGTGGTCTGA
- the ilvC gene encoding ketol-acid reductoisomerase, translating into MAQNYFSSLPFRRQMQELGTCRFMEAAEFANGCEYVKGKKIVIVGCGAQGLNQGLNMRDSGLDVAYTLRQGAIDEKRQSWRNATENGFKVGSYEEMLPTADIVMNLAPDKQHSNVVETVVPLMKQGAVFSYAHGFNIVEEGTEIRKDLTVIMVAPKCPGTEVREEYKRGFGVPTLIAVHGENDPNGDGLEIAKALASAQGGDRAGVLESSFVAEVKSDLMGEQTILCGMLQAGSLLCFDKMVAGGIEAGYAAGLIQYGWETITEALKHGGITNMMDRLANPAKLVAYKLAEELKEILRPLFIKHMDDILSGEFSRTMMEDWANDDAKLLGWREETSKTAFEITESASGITEQEYFDHGILMVAMVKAGVELAFETMVESGIEPESAYYESLHETPLIANTIARKKLYEMNRIISDTAEYGCYLFSHACVPLLQDFMAKVGTDVIGKGLDVKDNQVDNQTLVAVNEAIRCHLVEEVGEELRAAMEGMKPIL; encoded by the coding sequence ATGGCTCAGAATTATTTCAGTTCGTTGCCGTTCCGCCGCCAAATGCAGGAGCTGGGCACCTGTCGTTTCATGGAAGCTGCTGAGTTCGCCAACGGCTGCGAGTACGTCAAGGGCAAGAAGATCGTCATCGTCGGCTGCGGCGCCCAGGGTCTCAACCAGGGGCTCAACATGCGTGACAGCGGGCTCGATGTCGCCTACACCCTGCGTCAGGGCGCCATCGACGAAAAGCGCCAGTCCTGGCGCAACGCCACCGAGAACGGTTTCAAGGTCGGTTCCTACGAGGAGATGCTGCCGACCGCTGACATCGTCATGAACCTCGCTCCCGACAAGCAGCACAGCAACGTGGTGGAAACCGTGGTGCCGCTGATGAAGCAGGGCGCGGTCTTCTCCTATGCCCACGGTTTCAACATCGTCGAAGAAGGCACCGAGATCCGCAAGGATCTGACCGTCATCATGGTCGCTCCCAAGTGCCCCGGCACCGAGGTGCGCGAGGAGTACAAGCGCGGCTTCGGGGTGCCGACCCTGATCGCCGTACACGGTGAGAACGACCCCAACGGTGACGGCCTGGAGATCGCCAAGGCGCTTGCCTCGGCCCAGGGCGGTGACCGCGCCGGGGTGCTCGAATCCTCCTTCGTCGCCGAGGTCAAGTCCGACCTGATGGGTGAGCAGACCATTCTCTGCGGTATGCTGCAGGCCGGTTCGCTGCTCTGCTTCGACAAGATGGTCGCCGGCGGCATCGAGGCCGGCTACGCCGCCGGGCTGATCCAGTACGGCTGGGAGACCATCACCGAGGCGCTCAAGCACGGCGGCATCACCAATATGATGGATCGTCTCGCCAATCCCGCCAAGCTGGTCGCCTACAAGCTGGCCGAAGAGCTGAAGGAGATCCTGCGTCCGCTCTTCATCAAGCACATGGACGACATCCTCTCCGGCGAGTTCTCCCGGACCATGATGGAGGACTGGGCCAATGATGACGCCAAGCTGCTCGGTTGGCGCGAGGAGACTTCGAAGACCGCCTTCGAGATCACCGAGTCCGCCAGCGGGATCACCGAGCAGGAATACTTCGACCACGGCATCCTGATGGTCGCCATGGTCAAGGCCGGGGTCGAACTCGCCTTCGAGACCATGGTCGAGTCGGGGATTGAGCCGGAGTCGGCCTACTACGAGTCGCTGCACGAGACGCCGCTGATCGCCAACACCATCGCCCGCAAGAAGCTCTACGAGATGAACCGCATCATCTCCGATACTGCCGAGTACGGCTGCTACCTCTTCTCCCATGCCTGCGTGCCGCTGTTGCAGGACTTCATGGCCAAAGTCGGCACCGACGTGATCGGCAAGGGACTGGATGTCAAGGACAACCAGGTCGATAACCAGACCCTGGTCGCCGTCAACGAAGCGATTCGTTGTCACCTTGTCGAGGAGGTCGGTGAGGAACTGCGTGCGGCGATGGAAGGGATGAAGCCGATCCTCTGA
- a CDS encoding NifS family cysteine desulfurase encodes MERIYLDNNATTIVDPAVRDAMEPFYCHMYGNPNSLHSFGIEVRPYLHQAMEQLYTGINAADEDDIVINSCATEGNNTVILGFYFNLLKDTRKKHIITTQLEHPCIRESCRYLETHGVKVTYLAPDHDGMITAEAVREAITDQTALVSVMWANNETGLILPIKEIAEVCRERGVYLHTDAVQAIGKIKVDVQEVPVDFLTFSAHKFHGPKGVGGLYIRNGVSLPPLLHGGEQMGGRRAGTVDVPGMVAMGKAMELANQHLAFEQTEVRRLRDKLEDALLKIDDVLVVGKRELRTPNTVYVSIRGVEGEALIWDLNQNGIAASTGSACASESLEASPILTAIGADKELAHTGVRLSLSRFTTEQEIDFTIYTISKAVMRLRQLSTSY; translated from the coding sequence ATGGAACGAATCTACCTTGACAACAATGCCACCACCATCGTCGACCCGGCAGTGCGCGACGCCATGGAACCTTTCTACTGTCACATGTACGGCAACCCGAACTCGCTTCATTCCTTCGGCATCGAGGTGCGCCCCTACCTGCACCAGGCCATGGAACAGCTCTATACCGGAATCAACGCTGCCGACGAAGATGATATCGTCATCAATTCCTGCGCCACCGAGGGCAACAACACTGTCATCCTCGGTTTCTATTTCAACCTGCTGAAGGACACGCGCAAGAAACATATCATCACCACCCAGCTCGAACACCCCTGCATCCGCGAATCCTGCCGTTACCTTGAAACCCACGGCGTCAAGGTCACCTACCTCGCCCCGGACCATGACGGCATGATCACCGCCGAGGCGGTCCGGGAAGCGATCACCGACCAGACCGCGCTGGTGTCGGTGATGTGGGCCAACAATGAGACCGGCCTGATCCTGCCCATCAAGGAGATCGCTGAGGTCTGCCGGGAACGTGGCGTCTACCTGCATACCGACGCGGTGCAGGCGATCGGCAAGATCAAGGTTGATGTGCAGGAGGTCCCGGTCGATTTCCTCACCTTCAGCGCCCACAAGTTTCACGGTCCCAAGGGGGTCGGCGGGCTCTATATCCGCAACGGGGTCAGCCTGCCGCCGCTGCTGCACGGCGGTGAGCAGATGGGCGGCCGCCGCGCCGGCACCGTTGATGTCCCGGGGATGGTGGCGATGGGCAAGGCGATGGAACTGGCCAACCAGCACCTGGCGTTCGAACAGACCGAAGTCCGGCGTCTGCGTGACAAGCTGGAAGATGCCCTGCTGAAGATAGATGACGTGCTGGTGGTCGGCAAACGCGAGCTGCGCACCCCCAATACCGTTTACGTCAGTATCCGCGGCGTCGAGGGGGAAGCACTGATCTGGGATCTGAACCAGAACGGCATCGCCGCCTCGACCGGCAGCGCCTGCGCCTCGGAATCCCTGGAAGCGAGCCCGATTCTGACCGCCATCGGCGCCGACAAGGAACTGGCCCACACCGGCGTGCGCCTGTCCCTGTCGCGCTTCACCACCGAGCAGGAGATCGATTTCACGATCTACACCATCAGCAAGGCGGTGATGCGGCTGCGGCAGCTGTCGACGTCGTATTAA